The sequence TGGTCCCCTACCGGGTGAACAGTATCAAGAAATTGTTTTCCCGGTTCTGTCTCCGAATCCCAAAACGGAAAAAGATGTCCATTTTGGTAAATACTCGGTTCACGTTGGCGCTAACCGAGGTCGTGGTCAGGTTTATCCGGCTGGGAATAAGAGTAACAACGCGGTCTACAATTCCACAAAAGCCGGTTTAATTTCTCAAATTACCAAGTTAGAAGAAGGCGGCTACGACGTTACCATTCAAACCTCTGAGGGTGACACAGTTGTAAATACCATTCCTGCAGGACCCGAATTAGTGGTTTCCGAAGGGCAGGAGGTCGCCGCAGGTGAGGCGTTAACCACTGATCCTAATGTCGGTGGATTTGGTCAAGTAGACGGCGAAATTGTCTTACAAGACCCGGCTCGGATTAAGTGGCTAATGGTCTTCATTGTTGCGATTATGTTTTCTCAACTCTTCCTCGTCTTGAAGAAAAAGCAGATTGAGAAAGTACAAGCGGCTGAAATGAATTTCTAAGTCCAGCGTTTATTCATTTGAGCCAACTCATTTCAAATAAATAAGGGACAGGTTAGCTAGCCTGTCCCTTATCGTTACTATCGGAGCTTTATGAGATTGCTTTCACCCAAGACAAGAGTCGCGAGTGATTACTACTCAGCCTCTTTTTCTTCACCTTCATTTTCATTTTCGTTTTTGGTATCACGATTACCAAAATAGCGCTTGTTTCTTGAGAAAGAAGAAGAAGAAGACTTCTTGCGAAACTGCCGAGCATAAGCTTGGTTGCGAGAGGCTTTCTCTTTTTTCAAATTGCGGCGTTTAGCCATTTTAGATGTCTCCATCAATACAACAAAACGCTTCTGTAGATTCACACATAAGCGCCACAGTCAACTCAAAACCTAGAAGCGGTTGTTTCGGCGACCACCACCGCTTTTTGGACGATCTTCACGAGGTCGCGCTTGATTGACCTTGAGTTCACGACCCATCCATTCAGCGCCGTTGAGCTCAGAAATTGCTGAGGCTTCTTCGTCTTCCGTCCCCATTTCCACAAAGCCAAACCCGCGCAGGCGACCTGTTTCGCGATCAGTCGGCAGATGAACTCGCTTGACAGTACCGTACTCGGCAAAGACTTCGCTAAGGTCTTCAGAGGTAACGGAATAGTCGAGATTGCCTACATAAATTGACATCGATTGATGTTCTCCCCAATCAAAAAGTGTGTCGAGAGCCAAGATTTCGGAGAACAGCCTGTCAATACTTTAGGGGAAAAACCTATGAATACTGAAAACAAACGTAGTCACCGCTTTGAGTCTCAATAGACAT comes from Coleofasciculus chthonoplastes PCC 7420 and encodes:
- the petA gene encoding cytochrome f, with protein sequence MRTPSLSVMYKSSKRIITQALLLTLATAAFFFISDISLPQSAAAYPFWAQQTAPETPREATGRIVCANCHLAAKPTEVELPQSVKPDTVFEAVVKIPYDLDTQQVLGDGSKGGLNVGAVVMLPDGFKIAPEDRIPEELQEEVGGLYFQPYSADQENVVIIGPLPGEQYQEIVFPVLSPNPKTEKDVHFGKYSVHVGANRGRGQVYPAGNKSNNAVYNSTKAGLISQITKLEEGGYDVTIQTSEGDTVVNTIPAGPELVVSEGQEVAAGEALTTDPNVGGFGQVDGEIVLQDPARIKWLMVFIVAIMFSQLFLVLKKKQIEKVQAAEMNF
- a CDS encoding RNA recognition motif domain-containing protein encodes the protein MSIYVGNLDYSVTSEDLSEVFAEYGTVKRVHLPTDRETGRLRGFGFVEMGTEDEEASAISELNGAEWMGRELKVNQARPREDRPKSGGGRRNNRF